Proteins co-encoded in one Vibrio sp. SNU_ST1 genomic window:
- a CDS encoding helix-turn-helix domain-containing protein, whose product MKNQENFFSRKSAPERSARMVETIYGCKWSLTVYQLLANGINRPGEMVRSVEGLSTKVLNECLKRNVEFGILDKQMFNELPPRVEYQVTPFGEKFLLILDQLENLQNEIDEM is encoded by the coding sequence ATGAAAAATCAGGAAAACTTTTTTTCAAGAAAATCAGCGCCAGAGCGTTCCGCTCGTATGGTCGAAACCATCTACGGCTGTAAATGGTCGCTAACGGTTTACCAATTACTGGCAAATGGCATAAATCGCCCCGGTGAAATGGTGCGCTCAGTCGAAGGGTTGTCGACCAAGGTGTTGAATGAGTGTTTGAAGCGAAATGTGGAGTTTGGGATTTTAGATAAGCAGATGTTCAACGAACTGCCACCAAGAGTTGAATACCAAGTGACACCGTTCGGTGAGAAATTCTTGTTGATTCTAGACCAGCTGGAAAACCTACAAAACGAAATCGACGAGATGTAA
- a CDS encoding LysR family transcriptional regulator, producing the protein MLNQINLSDIRSFVLIARLGNFTKAAEELDVSRSHVSRQVSSLEKQMGVTLFIRTTRTLRLTHAGQDLYARCEQALDNIDQALIAAVDDVEEVRGDIKVNCVGGYLGEVIIADLVNEFMQLYPDISISLDFSSNRVDLIEDAFDIAFRMGSLEDAGFIARKLLDIEMGTLASPEYFTRKGKPNHPKDLVHHDCLTGSVRKWSFQALDDTKKTLDVHVTGRLQCKNGRVLVQGAKSGNGIIRVPTIYCLQELNDGQLLQVFDEWVVPKVDFSAIYHRDRYQPSRIRTFIDFVKGRFEQMPVS; encoded by the coding sequence ATGCTCAATCAAATTAACCTGTCTGATATTCGCTCCTTCGTGCTTATCGCTCGTTTAGGTAACTTCACCAAAGCGGCGGAGGAGCTTGACGTGTCGCGCTCCCACGTATCACGCCAAGTGAGTAGCTTAGAAAAGCAGATGGGTGTGACGCTTTTTATTCGCACCACTCGAACTTTGAGATTGACGCACGCAGGGCAAGATCTGTACGCGAGATGTGAACAAGCCTTAGATAATATAGACCAAGCTCTGATTGCTGCTGTGGATGACGTCGAAGAAGTACGTGGCGACATAAAAGTAAACTGTGTTGGCGGTTATTTGGGTGAGGTGATCATCGCGGATCTAGTGAATGAGTTTATGCAGCTCTACCCAGACATCAGTATTAGCCTTGATTTTAGTAGTAACCGAGTTGACTTGATTGAAGATGCATTCGATATCGCGTTTCGTATGGGAAGCCTTGAAGACGCGGGCTTTATCGCAAGAAAGCTATTGGATATTGAAATGGGAACACTCGCCAGCCCCGAGTATTTCACTCGCAAAGGAAAGCCAAATCACCCTAAGGATCTTGTCCATCATGATTGCTTAACGGGCTCGGTGCGTAAGTGGAGCTTTCAAGCGCTTGATGACACAAAGAAAACACTCGATGTGCATGTGACGGGCAGACTGCAATGTAAGAATGGACGAGTGTTAGTACAGGGTGCGAAATCAGGTAACGGAATTATTCGCGTTCCAACCATCTATTGTTTACAAGAACTCAATGACGGGCAACTGTTGCAGGTGTTTGATGAGTGGGTGGTGCCGAAAGTGGACTTTTCAGCGATCTACCATCGAGACCGCTATCAACCAAGCCGAATTCGAACCTTCATTGATTTTGTGAAAGGTCGCTTTGAGCAAATGCCAGTTAGTTAA
- a CDS encoding SDR family oxidoreductase → MKKLIVITGASSGIGEAIARRLSDEGHPLLLLARRVDRLEALNLPNSLSVKVDVTDKASFDAAIAQGEEKFGPVDALINNAGAMLLGQIDTQDAQEWKTMFDVNVIGLLNGMQSVLAPMMERNTGTIINISSIAGKKTFPSHAAYCGTKFAVHAISENVREEVAASNVRVTTIAPGAVETELLSHTTSQEIKDGYDSWKEDMGGVLAADDIARAVSYAYQQPQNVCIREIALAPTKQQP, encoded by the coding sequence ATGAAAAAACTAATCGTAATTACAGGTGCAAGCTCTGGTATTGGTGAAGCAATCGCTCGTCGTCTAAGCGATGAAGGTCACCCTCTTCTACTTTTAGCTCGTCGTGTTGACCGCCTTGAAGCGCTTAACCTACCAAACTCTCTATCTGTGAAAGTAGACGTAACAGACAAAGCGTCTTTTGATGCAGCAATCGCACAGGGTGAAGAGAAATTTGGTCCTGTAGACGCACTAATTAACAACGCTGGCGCGATGCTTCTTGGTCAAATCGATACTCAAGACGCTCAAGAGTGGAAGACTATGTTCGATGTGAACGTAATTGGCCTTCTAAACGGCATGCAATCTGTACTTGCGCCGATGATGGAACGCAACACAGGTACTATCATCAACATCAGCTCTATCGCGGGTAAGAAAACATTCCCAAGCCACGCTGCTTACTGTGGTACTAAATTCGCGGTACACGCTATCTCTGAGAACGTTCGTGAAGAAGTAGCAGCTTCAAATGTTCGCGTTACCACTATCGCACCGGGTGCTGTAGAGACTGAGCTTCTGTCTCACACTACATCTCAAGAGATCAAAGACGGTTACGATTCTTGGAAAGAAGACATGGGCGGCGTATTGGCTGCTGACGATATTGCACGCGCGGTATCGTACGCTTACCAACAACCACAGAATGTATGTATCCGTGAGATTGCTCTAGCACCAACTAAGCAACAACCATAG
- the ompW gene encoding outer membrane protein OmpW, with translation MKKTVCGIAVIAALMSTSAFAHKEGDFIIRAGAAMVSPNDSSGDVLETSGSKFGVDSNTQLGLTFGYMFTDNISLEILAATPFSHTISTNHGGLGDIAETKHLPPTLMVQYYFGEANSKLRPYVGAGINYTVFFDEELSGAAKDAGLSDLSLDDSWGLAANVGMDYMINDDWFLNASVWYADIDTTAKYKAGGKQYSTDVDIDPWVFMIGGGYNF, from the coding sequence ATGAAAAAAACAGTATGTGGTATTGCGGTTATTGCGGCTCTTATGTCAACTAGTGCTTTTGCTCATAAAGAGGGTGATTTCATCATCCGTGCTGGTGCCGCAATGGTGTCTCCTAACGATAGCAGTGGAGATGTTTTGGAGACATCGGGTTCAAAATTTGGTGTGGATTCAAACACCCAACTTGGATTGACATTTGGCTACATGTTTACAGACAACATCAGTCTCGAGATTCTTGCAGCGACGCCGTTCTCCCATACAATTTCTACAAACCATGGTGGTTTAGGTGATATCGCCGAGACAAAACATTTACCACCAACCTTGATGGTTCAGTACTACTTCGGCGAAGCAAACAGCAAGCTCCGCCCTTACGTAGGTGCTGGTATTAACTACACCGTATTCTTTGACGAAGAGCTTAGTGGTGCGGCTAAAGATGCTGGTTTAAGTGACTTGTCCCTTGATGATTCGTGGGGACTGGCTGCGAATGTTGGTATGGATTACATGATCAACGACGACTGGTTTTTAAACGCATCCGTCTGGTACGCAGATATTGATACTACAGCCAAGTACAAGGCTGGTGGGAAACAGTACTCAACAGACGTTGATATTGATCCATGGGTATTCATGATCGGTGGTGGTTACAACTTCTAA